Proteins encoded in a region of the Mycolicibacterium duvalii genome:
- a CDS encoding amidase, whose product MDRISAFRDDALGDLDAVGLAQALRAGDVSPAELIEAAIARAEAVNPALNGLAFEAFERARARAAQRSRFGGFFDGVPSFLKDNVAVAGMPTMSGTDAWHPRPVASHGDFARSYLATGLVPLGKTALSEFGFSASAEHPRLGPVRNPWNPEHTAGASSSGSGAFVAAGVVPIAHANDGGGSIRIPAACNGLVGLKPSRGRLPLDKDMRQMPLRIVHNGVVTRSVRDTAAFYREMEKVTAHPKLPPIGDVTGANPRRLRIAVCTKSIEREAGPEVSRLTMEVAELLENLGHRVTVVDNPVPKRFVDDFLLYWSFLAFALVRGGRRTFGPTFDPARLDNLTRGLESHAARNLHRLPAAIARLARVRRVTSRLHDDHDVVLTPTLADVTPPIGHLDPTAPFEQVMDRLTEWVAFTPLQNATGEPAISLPLARSESGLPVGMMFAAQLGHDAQLLELAYELEDARPWPTVAD is encoded by the coding sequence ATGGACCGGATTTCGGCGTTCCGCGACGACGCGCTGGGTGACCTCGACGCGGTGGGACTGGCGCAGGCGTTACGGGCGGGCGACGTGTCGCCGGCCGAGCTGATCGAGGCTGCCATCGCACGAGCCGAGGCGGTGAACCCCGCCCTGAACGGCCTGGCCTTCGAGGCGTTCGAGCGCGCCCGGGCCCGTGCCGCGCAGCGGAGCCGATTCGGCGGATTCTTCGACGGCGTGCCGTCGTTCCTCAAGGACAACGTCGCCGTTGCCGGGATGCCGACCATGAGTGGCACCGACGCCTGGCACCCCCGCCCGGTCGCGTCCCACGGTGATTTCGCGCGCTCCTATCTGGCAACCGGACTCGTGCCGTTGGGTAAGACCGCGCTCTCGGAGTTCGGATTCAGCGCCTCGGCTGAACACCCGCGGCTGGGTCCGGTGCGCAACCCGTGGAACCCCGAGCACACTGCAGGGGCGTCGTCGTCGGGATCGGGTGCCTTCGTCGCCGCTGGGGTGGTGCCGATCGCGCACGCCAACGACGGCGGCGGTTCCATCCGGATACCCGCAGCGTGCAACGGTCTGGTGGGTCTGAAACCGTCGCGAGGCCGGTTGCCGCTGGACAAGGACATGCGGCAGATGCCGCTGCGCATCGTGCACAACGGGGTGGTGACGCGCTCGGTGCGCGACACCGCGGCGTTCTACCGCGAGATGGAGAAGGTGACCGCCCACCCGAAGCTGCCGCCGATCGGCGACGTCACCGGTGCCAACCCGCGGCGGTTGCGCATTGCGGTGTGCACGAAATCAATCGAGCGCGAAGCCGGCCCAGAAGTCAGCCGGTTGACCATGGAGGTCGCCGAACTCCTCGAGAACCTCGGCCACCGCGTCACCGTGGTCGACAACCCGGTGCCGAAGCGCTTTGTCGACGATTTCCTGCTCTACTGGTCGTTTCTGGCGTTCGCACTGGTGCGCGGCGGGCGCCGCACCTTCGGGCCGACGTTCGACCCCGCGCGGCTGGACAACCTGACCCGGGGCCTGGAGTCCCACGCGGCACGCAACCTGCACCGGCTGCCGGCCGCCATCGCCCGGCTGGCACGGGTCCGCCGTGTCACCTCCCGGCTGCACGACGACCACGACGTCGTGTTGACCCCGACGCTGGCCGACGTCACCCCGCCCATCGGCCACCTCGATCCGACCGCGCCGTTCGAGCAGGTGATGGACCGGCTCACCGAATGGGTGGCGTTCACGCCGCTGCAGAACGCGACGGGGGAGCCGGCCATTTCGCTTCCGCTGGCCCGGTCCGAGTCCGGTCTGCCGGTCGGAATGATGTTCGCCGCGCAACTCGGCCACGACGCCCAGCTCCTGGAACTGGCCTACGAACTCGAGGACGCGCGGCCCTGGCCCACGGTCGCAGACTGA
- the pyrH gene encoding UMP kinase: MSEDASPHGAGSSSPIRPAYTRVLLKLGGEMFGGGAVGLDPDVVAQVARQIAEVVRSGVQVAVVIGGGNFFRGAQLQQRGMERTRSDYMGMLGTVMNSLALQDFLEKEGIQTRVQTAITMGQVAEPYIPLRAQRHLEKGRVVIFGAGMGLPYFSTDTTAAQRALEIGADVVLMAKAVDGVFTKDPRVHADAELLIAISHREVIDRGLKVADATAFSLCMDNGMPILVFNLLVDGNIARAVAGEKIGTLVTT; encoded by the coding sequence ATGTCGGAGGACGCCAGCCCCCACGGTGCAGGATCGTCGTCACCGATCCGGCCCGCCTACACGCGGGTGCTGCTCAAGCTCGGTGGCGAGATGTTCGGGGGCGGCGCGGTCGGTCTCGATCCCGACGTGGTGGCGCAAGTCGCGCGCCAGATCGCCGAGGTGGTGCGCAGCGGCGTGCAGGTCGCCGTCGTCATTGGGGGCGGGAACTTCTTCCGCGGCGCGCAGCTGCAGCAAAGGGGCATGGAGCGTACCCGCAGCGACTACATGGGCATGCTCGGCACCGTCATGAACAGCCTTGCGCTGCAGGACTTCTTGGAGAAGGAAGGCATTCAGACCCGGGTGCAGACGGCCATCACGATGGGCCAGGTCGCCGAGCCCTACATTCCGTTGCGCGCGCAACGGCATCTGGAGAAGGGCCGGGTGGTGATCTTCGGCGCCGGGATGGGACTGCCGTACTTCTCCACCGACACCACCGCGGCCCAGCGCGCGCTGGAGATCGGCGCCGACGTGGTGTTGATGGCCAAGGCCGTCGACGGGGTGTTCACCAAGGATCCTCGCGTGCATGCCGATGCGGAACTGCTCATCGCTATCAGCCACCGCGAGGTCATCGACCGCGGTCTCAAGGTCGCCGATGCGACCGCGTTCAGCCTGTGCATGGACAATGGCATGCCGATCCTGGTGTTCAACCTGCTCGTCGACGGCAACATCGCGCGCGCCGTCGCGGGTGAGAAGATCGGCACACTGGTCACCACCTGA
- a CDS encoding sugar transferase — protein MTDTVEYRRAANPNIRKSIAREVPLDPDPAPSQLKRRTPWESVAGPLIDLSTGSAAVAIGMTWATQLGYDSPPIWMLWCFAPTIVAMSAMRGLYRRSLQRTFLDELPTIEAVAALAAVMLLTGIVLNTNLPGSADDAVARMWVCAAVLLPLGRLWWFALRRKLFRRNTLTAPTLIVGNGRIAAKVVDRLAITPEYGLRPVGLVDDELPWMGVDRDNPSSIPYLGKLDDLDDVITRTGAECMIVAFSRTRDEALARAVRIAHERGVAVWIVPRIFDTIGVHARIDHIGGLPLIAAPRTDPRGWQFVVKHVSDRVVAAVGLAMISPLFLTLMLLVRSSSPGPVFFGQPRVGRDGRVFRCLKFRSMRPPATSEAAFAPAPDSAPGGVEGEDRRTRIGRILRATSMDELPQLINVIRGEMSLVGPRPERPEYVDLFNMQIARYGDRHRVKAGMTGWAQVHGLRGQTSIADRAEWDNFYIENWSLWLDWKILTMTVGAVLHRAE, from the coding sequence ATGACCGACACTGTTGAGTACCGCAGAGCGGCAAATCCGAACATCCGGAAGAGTATTGCGCGCGAAGTCCCTCTAGACCCCGACCCGGCACCATCCCAGCTAAAACGGCGGACGCCCTGGGAGTCGGTTGCCGGTCCGTTGATCGACCTGTCCACGGGCTCGGCCGCCGTGGCCATCGGCATGACCTGGGCGACACAGCTGGGCTACGACAGCCCGCCGATCTGGATGCTGTGGTGTTTCGCGCCGACCATCGTGGCGATGAGCGCGATGCGCGGCCTGTACCGGCGGTCACTGCAGCGCACGTTTCTCGACGAGCTGCCCACCATCGAGGCGGTCGCCGCGCTGGCGGCGGTCATGCTGCTCACCGGCATCGTGCTGAACACCAACCTGCCCGGTTCGGCCGACGACGCCGTGGCCCGGATGTGGGTGTGTGCGGCCGTCCTGCTACCGCTGGGCCGACTGTGGTGGTTCGCGCTGCGGCGAAAGTTGTTCCGCCGCAACACGCTGACCGCGCCCACTCTGATCGTCGGCAACGGGCGCATCGCCGCCAAAGTCGTCGACCGGCTCGCGATCACGCCGGAATACGGTCTGCGGCCGGTGGGCCTGGTCGACGACGAACTGCCATGGATGGGCGTCGACCGCGACAACCCGTCGAGCATCCCGTACCTGGGCAAGCTCGACGATCTCGACGACGTCATCACCCGCACCGGCGCGGAGTGCATGATCGTCGCGTTCTCCCGCACCCGGGACGAGGCGCTGGCCCGCGCAGTCCGAATCGCGCACGAGCGCGGGGTCGCGGTGTGGATCGTGCCGCGGATCTTCGACACCATCGGCGTGCACGCCCGCATCGACCACATCGGCGGTCTGCCGCTGATCGCGGCACCGCGCACCGACCCGCGGGGTTGGCAGTTCGTGGTCAAACACGTCTCCGACCGCGTGGTCGCCGCGGTCGGTCTGGCGATGATCTCGCCGCTGTTTCTCACCCTGATGCTGCTGGTCCGGTCGAGCTCGCCGGGCCCGGTGTTCTTCGGACAGCCCAGGGTGGGACGCGACGGCCGCGTGTTCCGGTGTCTGAAGTTCCGTTCCATGCGCCCGCCCGCAACCTCCGAGGCAGCCTTCGCGCCTGCCCCCGACTCCGCGCCCGGCGGCGTCGAGGGCGAGGACCGTCGCACCCGAATCGGCAGGATCCTGCGCGCCACCTCGATGGATGAACTGCCCCAGCTGATCAACGTCATCAGAGGCGAGATGAGCCTGGTCGGGCCCCGGCCGGAACGGCCCGAGTACGTCGACCTGTTCAACATGCAGATCGCCCGCTATGGCGACCGGCACCGGGTCAAGGCCGGGATGACCGGCTGGGCGCAGGTGCACGGCCTGCGCGGGCAGACCTCGATCGCCGACCGGGCCGAATGGGACAACTTCTACATCGAGAACTGGTCGCTGTGGCTGGACTGGAAGATCCTCACGATGACGGTGGGGGCGGTGCTGCACCGCGCAGAGTGA
- a CDS encoding phosphatidate cytidylyltransferase: MNQPANEPPTNPPKTSGRAGRNLPAAIAVGVVLGGGLIAILLFAPYLWLALVAAAVAISTYEVGSRLGEAGYRVPMVPLLVGGQATLWLTWPFGPAGALGGFAATVVVCMIWRLVGQGLNHAPQNYSRDIGATVFLATWVPLFASFGALLVYPDDGANRVFALMLGVVFSDIGGYIAGVLFGKHTMAPAISPKKSWEGLAGSLVFGVTASVLAVVFLLDKPWWAGVALGLMLVITGTLGDLVESQFKRDLGIKDMSNLLPGHGGMMDRIDAMLPSAVATWIVLTLLA; encoded by the coding sequence ATGAACCAGCCGGCCAACGAACCGCCGACGAACCCCCCTAAGACTTCGGGGCGCGCCGGGCGCAACCTGCCCGCGGCGATCGCCGTCGGCGTCGTGCTCGGCGGCGGTCTGATCGCGATTCTGCTCTTCGCGCCGTACCTGTGGCTCGCGCTCGTGGCGGCCGCGGTGGCCATCAGCACCTACGAGGTCGGTAGCCGCCTAGGGGAGGCCGGCTACCGGGTCCCGATGGTGCCGTTGCTCGTCGGCGGTCAAGCGACCCTATGGCTGACCTGGCCATTCGGCCCCGCCGGCGCGCTGGGCGGGTTCGCCGCCACGGTCGTGGTCTGCATGATCTGGCGCCTGGTCGGCCAGGGGCTCAACCACGCGCCGCAGAACTACTCCCGCGACATCGGCGCCACGGTGTTCCTCGCCACCTGGGTGCCGCTGTTCGCCAGCTTCGGCGCGTTGCTCGTCTACCCCGACGACGGCGCCAACCGGGTGTTCGCCCTGATGCTCGGGGTGGTGTTCTCCGACATCGGTGGCTACATCGCCGGCGTGCTGTTCGGCAAGCACACCATGGCCCCGGCGATCAGCCCGAAGAAGTCCTGGGAGGGACTGGCCGGTTCCTTGGTGTTCGGAGTGACAGCCTCGGTGCTGGCCGTGGTGTTCCTGCTGGACAAGCCGTGGTGGGCCGGTGTGGCGCTGGGCCTGATGCTGGTGATCACCGGCACCCTGGGGGACCTGGTCGAATCGCAGTTCAAACGCGACCTCGGCATCAAGGACATGAGCAACCTGCTGCCGGGTCACGGCGGCATGATGGACCGCATCGACGCCATGCTGCCGTCGGCGGTTGCGACCTGGATCGTGCTGACGCTGTTGGCCTGA
- the frr gene encoding ribosome recycling factor: MIEETLFDAEEKMEKAVSVARDDLASIRTGRANPAMFNRIHVDYYGAATPITQLSSINVPEARLVVIKPYEANQLRSIEDAIRNSDLGVNPSNDGNVIRVAIPQLTEERRRELVKQAKSKGEDAKVSVRNIRRKAMEELTRIKKDGDAGEDEVTRAEKDLDKTTHQYTAQIDELVKHKEGELLEV, encoded by the coding sequence GTGATCGAGGAAACCCTCTTCGACGCCGAGGAGAAGATGGAGAAGGCCGTGTCGGTGGCGCGGGACGACCTCGCGTCGATCCGCACCGGACGCGCCAACCCCGCCATGTTCAACCGCATCCACGTGGACTACTACGGCGCGGCCACCCCGATCACGCAGCTGTCGAGCATCAACGTGCCTGAAGCCCGGCTGGTCGTCATCAAGCCCTACGAAGCCAACCAACTGCGCAGCATCGAGGATGCGATCCGCAACTCCGATCTGGGCGTGAACCCCAGCAACGACGGCAACGTGATCCGGGTCGCGATCCCGCAGTTGACCGAGGAACGTCGCCGCGAACTGGTCAAGCAGGCCAAGTCCAAGGGCGAGGACGCGAAGGTGTCGGTGCGCAACATCCGCCGCAAGGCGATGGAGGAACTGACCCGGATCAAGAAGGACGGGGACGCCGGCGAAGACGAGGTCACCCGCGCCGAGAAGGACCTCGACAAGACCACGCACCAGTACACGGCCCAGATCGACGAGCTGGTCAAGCACAAGGAAGGCGAGTTGCTGGAGGTCTGA